The Pseudarthrobacter sulfonivorans genome includes a window with the following:
- a CDS encoding BTAD domain-containing putative transcriptional regulator, with protein sequence MISVDLAISSRAMPRVLSGPGPRRLDARIIGPLRIQRGDAVLGYGELGGPKPRQILELLLLNLGAPVSKDRLIDILWAGQAPPEALPTLESYVSVLRRHLQPGMGKDGPLRTVSGGYMLDRSLVDLDLDRFETLVRRAESAVPRRAIVLLQEALGLASAPLLGDELLPSWAEGERTRHAARVFHARILAAESALAVGRTRLAAAWAREAVSDDPLSEQAWTALVLGLEQGGQPTEALRAYEQCRRTMDREMGCAPGPVLRSIYARLLESTANTAMPVSASTPDSQKIRVMTINRHRTFSELLAVALDREPDMLSVGTADSAQSGVDLVRELAPDVVIVDNLLRDDDGMAAALSIRAAAPRTRIVMLAPTPGVQRQAAAAGIYALLPQDGSLAMLLNAVRRKTSDVQGR encoded by the coding sequence ATGATTTCAGTAGATCTGGCAATATCAAGCCGCGCGATGCCACGCGTACTCAGCGGGCCGGGTCCCCGCCGGCTCGATGCGAGAATCATCGGTCCCCTCCGGATCCAGCGCGGGGATGCAGTCCTCGGATACGGGGAGCTGGGCGGCCCCAAGCCCCGGCAAATCCTCGAACTCCTTTTGTTGAACCTTGGCGCACCCGTTTCCAAGGACCGCCTAATCGACATCCTCTGGGCCGGGCAGGCCCCGCCGGAGGCGCTCCCCACCCTGGAAAGTTATGTCAGTGTGCTGCGGCGTCATCTGCAGCCCGGGATGGGCAAGGACGGCCCTCTGCGGACGGTATCCGGCGGCTACATGCTGGACAGGTCGCTGGTGGACCTGGATCTGGACCGCTTCGAGACCCTGGTGCGCAGGGCCGAATCCGCAGTGCCGCGGCGCGCGATTGTGCTGCTCCAGGAGGCTCTTGGCCTGGCTTCGGCTCCACTACTGGGCGATGAACTGTTGCCATCCTGGGCCGAGGGCGAGCGAACCCGCCATGCGGCCCGCGTCTTCCATGCCCGGATTCTGGCGGCGGAGTCTGCCCTGGCCGTGGGAAGAACCCGGCTGGCCGCTGCCTGGGCCAGGGAGGCCGTCTCGGATGACCCCCTCAGCGAGCAGGCCTGGACGGCTCTTGTCCTCGGCCTGGAGCAAGGTGGCCAGCCCACGGAGGCCTTGCGTGCCTACGAACAGTGCAGGCGGACCATGGACCGGGAAATGGGCTGTGCGCCTGGTCCCGTCTTGAGGTCCATTTACGCCAGGCTTCTTGAGTCCACGGCCAACACCGCCATGCCCGTGTCAGCGTCCACCCCCGACTCACAAAAGATTCGCGTCATGACCATCAACCGTCACCGGACGTTCAGCGAGCTGCTTGCCGTCGCCCTGGACCGGGAACCGGACATGCTCAGTGTGGGAACTGCTGACTCGGCGCAATCGGGCGTTGACCTGGTCCGGGAGCTGGCGCCCGACGTCGTCATCGTTGACAACCTCCTGCGCGACGACGACGGCATGGCTGCCGCGCTCAGCATCCGTGCTGCTGCGCCCCGCACCCGCATCGTGATGCTGGCTCCGACTCCGGGGGTGCAACGGCAGGCAGCCGCTGCGGGCATCTACGCGTTGCTGCCTCAGGACGGCTCACTGGCCATGTTGTTGAACGCCGTCCGGCGAAAGACCAGTGATGTCCAGGGACGCTGA
- a CDS encoding Hpt domain-containing protein codes for MAPDEGNALPLLDPDVLDRLRTELEDDDGVWIVFVQNFIEHLPHRTEKLRLTLTTGDLAGAMDAVLSLKTSSQMVGAERLAGLAMELERALRHEGIDNEPARVLPRLAADRLRQIIRCARQTRYLLQRYLHSKPGGK; via the coding sequence ATGGCGCCGGACGAGGGCAATGCCCTTCCCCTCCTGGATCCGGATGTCCTGGACAGACTGCGGACAGAGCTCGAGGACGATGACGGCGTGTGGATAGTCTTCGTGCAGAACTTCATCGAACACCTGCCCCACAGGACTGAAAAGCTGCGTCTGACCCTGACCACCGGCGACCTGGCCGGTGCGATGGACGCGGTCCTCAGCCTCAAGACCTCCAGCCAGATGGTGGGCGCGGAGCGCCTGGCCGGACTTGCCATGGAGCTGGAACGGGCCCTGCGCCACGAGGGCATCGACAATGAGCCCGCCCGGGTCCTGCCCCGGCTGGCAGCGGACCGCCTGCGCCAGATCATTCGCTGCGCCCGGCAGACCAGGTATCTGCTGCAGAGATATCTTCATTCCAAGCCGGGCGGGAAGTGA